In Patescibacteria group bacterium, the DNA window CATCCGCTGCCGTGAAAACCTGTTTGCGGGTATTGGCCTTGATGTTCAGGTCATCAAACCACGGTTGCCCACGCCGTATTACCATCCAGTCCAAAAACATGTGTGGATATTTGTGAGCATAAAACATGTGGTCCCCGTTACACAAACACACTCCGTTTGGCGGATATGTTCTAACCGATTTCAGGGACCGGCTGAAAATGTGGTGTGCCGCCAATCCCCCTGGCCCCTTGCCGCAACGCTCACACCGCAACCCCGCCCGCAACTTGACCTCAGATGACCAAGCCTTATCCGCGACCGCCTGCCGGTATTTGCGCAGCGCCCGCCTATCCGCCGCATCCGTGCGCCTCATCGCGCAACCCCCGCGTACGCGCCCACCGGGAACGCGCCCCCGTACAAGCTCGATGTCAGGCCATGCACAAACGAGGGGCACCGGAAGGACACCGGGGCTAAAGGGCAGTACGCCGACTCGTGGCAGTTCTCACATTGGCGATAGCTTGCGTCAAGGTGTATCTTGGTTGCGCCCGCGCCGGTTTGATATGTCTCAACAGATGATTGACCATGCCAGCCGCCCATGTTACCGCCCCTCCCGTAGCGCCGTGAAATATTCATCCTTGGCTATGCGATACTCCGCGTCAAGCCGTGAGCAATTAACCCGCGCCTTTTCCAGCCCGTCCTTGAGCGTAAGCAACTCGCGCTTGCGTTCGTTGATGGCAATCTCGACAACAGCCTTGGCCTCTAGCGCGGCTTGCTTCTCATGTTCAAGGCGGTGCATCTGTTCTTGTAGGTCGATGGATGACGATGACATGGGGACTCCTTAATTATGGTTACGGGGTGTCCAGTAGGTTAAGTTGTTCTGGTGGCTGCGGCTTGTTATATGCTGTTTCGCGGCTGCCTTTTGATTTCGGCGCGCTTTCTTCTCCGAATAGATTTCCCTGGGTTTGTTCCGTTATTCTTCGGGTTGCTTTTATCTGCCATTCTTCCGAAAGTTCAAAGGCTATAAAATCCTTACCGAGAGTCCTGCAGCATATTGGCACAGTTCCGGAACCGCAGAACGGATCAACTACTAATTCGCAGGGCTGGAGACCGAGAAGCCAGTTGATGAGGGCAGGCGGTTTTTCGGCGGGATGGCCCGTTGGTTTTATTGAAGACCACGGAAATCTTTGTATATCATAAACTCCACGGTCAACAACGGCGTATTCCGGATTGCAAATCAAAGCCACCAATTCATAGGACGGTCGCAAACCACGCGGACCGCCAGGCCCTATCCACTGCTTATCCCAAACAAGAAGAGATTCAATTTGTTGACCAATTTCTAAAGTGGCCTTCATCACGGTTGGAATGGTTCGCCAATTCAAGAACGTCCACATTGCACCCGTGGGCTTTAATATTCTAAAAACCTCCCGATACCAAGCCGCAAACCAATAAGAGGCGTTGGAAATATCAGCCCACGGATTTAATTTGCCAGCACCGCTACTGGCGGTTGTAAAAAGATACGGCGGGTCTGCTATTACGAGG includes these proteins:
- a CDS encoding DNA methyltransferase; this translates as MLNKIHLEDCLTGLQRIKTMSVDLVIADPPYLFTTASSGAGKLNPWADISNASYWFAAWYREVFRILKPTGAMWTFLNWRTIPTVMKATLEIGQQIESLLVWDKQWIGPGGPRGLRPSYELVALICNPEYAVVDRGVYDIQRFPWSSIKPTGHPAEKPPALINWLLGLQPCELVVDPFCGSGTVPICCRTLGKDFIAFELSEEWQIKATRRITEQTQGNLFGEESAPKSKGSRETAYNKPQPPEQLNLLDTP